Proteins encoded by one window of Mycolicibacterium cosmeticum:
- a CDS encoding LppU/SCO3897 family protein: protein MTDLQPPAAPRVAKTRWWRTKKARLALTIIGVSLILLAKFSLAEKREVQQATTAAKQEITSFLVGDCVALGADGKNVHRTDCGVDPSFTVGAVLDSDRACANANYISYDWTLDHRAVGRLCLVENLTAGHCYHPTADGKNLEQIDCTTTDDKAYKVIQRFDSAAAQCPADATTYSYPEPVRTYCLTAP, encoded by the coding sequence ATGACCGATCTGCAACCCCCTGCCGCGCCTCGTGTGGCCAAAACGCGTTGGTGGCGAACCAAGAAGGCCCGGCTGGCGTTGACCATCATCGGTGTGTCACTGATCCTGCTGGCCAAATTCAGCCTGGCCGAGAAGCGCGAAGTGCAGCAGGCAACCACCGCCGCGAAGCAGGAGATCACCAGTTTCCTTGTCGGAGACTGTGTTGCGCTCGGTGCCGACGGAAAAAACGTGCACCGCACCGACTGTGGTGTCGACCCCAGCTTCACCGTCGGCGCCGTACTGGACAGCGACCGGGCATGCGCCAACGCCAACTACATCAGCTATGACTGGACGCTGGACCACCGTGCCGTCGGCCGGCTGTGCCTGGTCGAGAACCTCACCGCCGGACACTGCTATCACCCCACCGCGGACGGCAAGAATCTCGAGCAAATCGACTGCACCACCACCGATGACAAGGCCTACAAGGTGATTCAGCGGTTCGACTCCGCCGCCGCCCAGTGCCCGGCCGACGCCACCACCTACAGCTACCCCGAGCCGGTGCGGACCTACTGCCTGACGGCTCCCTGA
- a CDS encoding chromate transporter: MSTYLQIAGLFGMLSLLSIGGGNVVLPEMHMQAVNGRHWLTNSQFADLFSISQTAPGPSILIVSMVGYGAGLHVGGVPAAILGGVIAMVAMVLPAASFVYIVTLFWQRAEKSKLRIAVEKGFAPLTVGLILATSLVMSRAADHDWRAYTVTAVCTVIFLVSKINPLFVVAAAGVVGYFGFV, from the coding sequence ATGAGCACCTACCTGCAGATCGCCGGGCTGTTCGGGATGCTCTCGCTGTTGTCCATCGGCGGCGGCAATGTGGTGCTGCCCGAGATGCACATGCAGGCGGTCAACGGCAGGCACTGGCTGACCAACAGCCAATTCGCCGACTTGTTCTCGATTTCGCAGACGGCGCCGGGGCCCAGCATCCTGATCGTGTCGATGGTGGGATACGGCGCCGGCCTGCACGTCGGGGGTGTCCCGGCGGCCATCCTGGGTGGTGTCATCGCGATGGTCGCCATGGTGTTGCCGGCGGCGTCGTTCGTCTACATCGTGACGCTGTTCTGGCAGCGTGCCGAGAAGTCCAAGCTGCGCATCGCCGTGGAGAAGGGCTTCGCGCCGCTGACGGTCGGGCTGATCCTGGCCACGTCGCTGGTGATGAGCCGGGCCGCGGACCACGATTGGCGGGCCTACACCGTCACCGCGGTGTGCACGGTGATCTTCTTGGTCAGCAAGATCAATCCGTTGTTCGTGGTGGCTGCGGCCGGGGTGGTCGGGTACTTCGGCTTCGTCTGA
- a CDS encoding FKBP-type peptidyl-prolyl cis-trans isomerase translates to MATKPEIEFPDGPAPTELVIEDVTVGDGDEAVPGGTVEVHYVGVEYDTGEEFDSSWNRGESITFPLRGLIQGWQDGIPGMKVGGRRKLTIPPEQAYGPAGGGHRLSGKTLIFVIDLLGAR, encoded by the coding sequence GTGGCTACAAAACCTGAGATCGAATTTCCGGACGGCCCGGCCCCCACGGAGCTGGTCATCGAAGACGTGACCGTCGGCGACGGGGACGAAGCGGTGCCCGGCGGCACCGTCGAGGTGCATTACGTCGGCGTCGAGTACGACACCGGCGAGGAGTTCGACAGCTCGTGGAATCGCGGCGAGTCGATCACCTTCCCGCTGCGCGGTCTGATCCAGGGCTGGCAGGACGGCATCCCCGGGATGAAGGTGGGCGGCCGGCGCAAGCTCACCATCCCGCCGGAGCAGGCCTACGGCCCGGCCGGCGGCGGGCACCGGTTGTCCGGGAAGACTCTGATTTTTGTCATCGACCTGCTGGGCGCTCGCTGA
- a CDS encoding phospholipase D-like domain-containing protein: MLANPPRVIVQPDDGVGPVREFLESAQQSLLIKQFTFTEESLLQSVIARHGAGVDVRVMLNPARSGGDRANDESFERLQAAGVKVQWTNPKFYVTHEKSIVVDGRAALVATFNLCEKYFTLTRDYGVVTTAPQHVAQIVDAFDADWEHLDDWHPAVFEGLLWSNSNSRYHMAQFIDSARHRLDIQHPKYVDAVILDHIAAAAGRGVKVRVLCGGRHGISEWDILDTFASLRTLRRFGVKVHKQKNLRVHAKLLIADDAHALVGSMNIDRSAFDLRRELGVIVEHPDAVARLRQVFGFDWESSHQYEPPDPLRPGEHGEDDFPHDPDLMHE, encoded by the coding sequence ATGCTGGCCAATCCGCCGCGCGTGATAGTCCAGCCCGATGACGGCGTGGGTCCGGTCCGGGAATTCCTCGAGTCGGCGCAACAGTCGTTGTTGATCAAGCAATTCACCTTCACCGAAGAATCGTTGTTGCAGTCGGTGATCGCGCGCCACGGTGCCGGTGTCGACGTTCGGGTGATGCTCAACCCGGCTCGCTCCGGAGGTGACCGGGCCAACGACGAATCGTTCGAGCGGTTACAGGCCGCCGGCGTGAAGGTGCAGTGGACCAACCCGAAGTTCTATGTCACCCACGAGAAATCGATCGTGGTCGACGGCCGGGCCGCCCTGGTGGCCACCTTCAACCTGTGCGAGAAGTACTTCACCCTGACCCGGGATTACGGCGTGGTGACCACCGCGCCCCAGCACGTGGCGCAGATCGTCGACGCGTTCGACGCGGATTGGGAACACCTCGACGATTGGCATCCCGCCGTGTTCGAAGGCCTGTTGTGGAGCAATTCGAATTCGCGCTATCACATGGCGCAATTCATCGACAGCGCCCGACACCGGCTCGATATCCAGCATCCGAAATACGTGGACGCCGTGATTCTCGACCACATCGCCGCCGCGGCGGGGCGCGGTGTGAAGGTGCGGGTGTTGTGCGGCGGTCGGCACGGCATCAGCGAATGGGACATCCTCGATACCTTCGCCTCGCTGCGCACCCTGCGTCGTTTCGGGGTGAAGGTGCACAAGCAGAAGAACCTGCGGGTGCACGCGAAGCTGCTCATCGCCGACGACGCACACGCTCTGGTCGGTTCGATGAACATCGACCGCAGCGCCTTCGACCTGCGCCGCGAGCTCGGGGTGATCGTCGAGCATCCCGATGCCGTGGCCCGGCTGCGGCAGGTGTTCGGTTTCGATTGGGAGTCCTCACACCAGTACGAGCCGCCGGATCCGCTGCGGCCGGGGGAGCACGGGGAGGACGATTTCCCGCACGATCCGGACCTCATGCATGAGTGA
- a CDS encoding DUF2630 family protein, translated as MATDADILAQVNNLVAEERELRDRLQHREVDESTEHQRLRALEVQLDQCWDLLRQRRALRDSGGDPDDAAVRPADEVEGYRN; from the coding sequence ATGGCCACCGATGCGGACATCCTCGCCCAAGTCAACAATCTCGTCGCCGAAGAGCGCGAGCTACGCGACCGCCTGCAGCACCGCGAGGTCGACGAATCGACCGAACACCAGCGGCTGCGCGCCCTGGAGGTGCAGCTCGACCAGTGCTGGGACCTGCTGCGGCAGCGGCGGGCGCTGCGCGATTCCGGCGGCGATCCCGACGACGCCGCGGTGCGCCCGGCCGACGAGGTCGAGGGCTACCGGAACTAG
- a CDS encoding chromate transporter, which produces MSEVSLRELALTFNHIALASFGGGLSAWSREVLVVEKQWLGEAEFLSAMTMCRILPGANQVNMAVFAGTKMRGLPGAVAAVVGLCFMPLVIILVLSFVYFRFKEVPAVKGVLHGASAAAVALTLTMVIKTGQKCLTGVVPVLLFAGAFLLNGVLRWPLLETLAILAPLSLLWAWPRKARA; this is translated from the coding sequence ATGAGTGAGGTGTCGTTGCGGGAGTTGGCGCTGACGTTCAACCACATCGCGTTGGCCTCGTTCGGCGGCGGGCTCTCGGCGTGGTCGCGCGAGGTGCTGGTGGTCGAGAAGCAGTGGCTGGGCGAGGCCGAATTCCTGTCGGCGATGACGATGTGCCGGATCCTGCCGGGCGCCAACCAGGTCAACATGGCGGTGTTCGCCGGTACCAAGATGCGCGGCCTGCCCGGGGCCGTCGCCGCCGTCGTCGGCCTGTGCTTCATGCCGCTGGTGATCATCCTGGTGCTGTCGTTCGTCTACTTCCGCTTCAAGGAGGTGCCCGCCGTCAAGGGGGTGCTGCACGGAGCGTCGGCCGCGGCGGTGGCACTGACGTTGACGATGGTGATCAAGACCGGCCAGAAGTGCCTCACCGGCGTGGTGCCGGTGCTGCTGTTCGCCGGGGCGTTCCTGCTCAACGGGGTGCTGCGCTGGCCGCTGCTGGAGACGCTGGCGATCCTGGCGCCGCTGAGCCTGCTCTGGGCCTGGCCGCGCAAGGCGCGGGCATGA
- a CDS encoding sensor histidine kinase, which yields MDLNDRLYRLLGLPKRALSLRTIVLAASFGVVATAITICTWVWIGITNEQYSQLDRRLDSIGSLGDVTTLLSSAFNDHADEPTANGGLVRTARIAGSTVSTPDDIVLPEFPDGFATTTINGVDYRVRTFSAGQASVALGAPTTETEHQIDAQHRRVLLIGGGVVGGTAIVGWIISAIMITPFRRLAQQARAINAQSKPEAIQVRGVWEATEIAEAVEGMLARIGDEQERTKAALESARDFAAVASHELRTPLTAMRTNLEVLATLDMPDEQRKEVLGDVIRTQSRIEGTLTALERLAQGELTTADDHVPVDITELLDRAAHDAMRVYPDLDVSLVPAPTVLILGLPAGLRLAVDNAIANAVKHGNATRVQLSAVSSRAGVEIAVDDDGVGVPEEERTRVFERFSRGSTASHSGSGLGLALVAQQAELHGGTASLEASPLGGTRLLLRLPGPVPQPS from the coding sequence ATGGATTTGAACGACCGGCTCTACCGGCTGCTGGGACTGCCCAAGCGGGCGCTGTCGCTGCGCACCATCGTGCTCGCCGCATCATTCGGTGTGGTGGCCACGGCGATCACCATCTGCACCTGGGTGTGGATCGGCATCACCAACGAGCAGTACAGCCAGCTGGACCGCCGACTCGACTCGATCGGCAGCCTCGGCGATGTCACCACCCTGCTCAGCAGTGCCTTCAACGATCATGCCGATGAGCCGACGGCCAACGGCGGCCTGGTGCGTACCGCGCGCATCGCCGGATCCACCGTCTCGACGCCGGACGACATCGTGCTGCCCGAATTCCCCGACGGCTTCGCCACCACCACGATCAACGGAGTCGACTACCGGGTGCGCACCTTCAGCGCCGGGCAGGCGTCGGTGGCCCTCGGTGCACCCACCACCGAGACCGAGCACCAGATCGATGCGCAGCACCGCAGGGTGCTGCTGATCGGCGGCGGCGTCGTCGGCGGCACGGCCATCGTCGGCTGGATCATCTCGGCCATCATGATCACCCCGTTCCGGCGGCTGGCCCAGCAGGCCCGGGCCATCAACGCCCAGTCCAAGCCCGAGGCGATCCAGGTGCGCGGGGTGTGGGAGGCCACCGAGATCGCCGAGGCCGTGGAAGGCATGCTGGCCCGCATCGGCGACGAGCAGGAGCGCACCAAGGCCGCCCTCGAATCGGCCCGCGATTTCGCCGCCGTGGCCTCACACGAGCTGCGCACCCCGCTGACCGCCATGCGCACCAACCTCGAGGTGCTCGCCACCCTGGACATGCCCGACGAGCAGCGCAAGGAGGTGCTGGGCGACGTCATCCGCACCCAGTCCCGGATCGAGGGGACGCTGACCGCGCTGGAGCGGCTGGCCCAGGGTGAGCTGACCACCGCCGACGATCACGTGCCGGTGGACATAACCGAACTGCTCGACCGGGCCGCCCATGACGCGATGCGGGTATATCCCGATCTGGACGTGTCGCTGGTGCCGGCACCGACGGTGCTGATCCTCGGGCTGCCGGCCGGGTTGCGGCTGGCGGTGGACAACGCGATCGCCAACGCCGTCAAGCACGGTAACGCCACCCGGGTTCAGCTCTCGGCGGTCAGCTCGCGCGCCGGGGTGGAGATCGCCGTGGACGACGACGGGGTCGGTGTTCCCGAGGAGGAGCGCACCCGGGTGTTCGAGCGGTTCTCGCGCGGCTCGACGGCGTCGCATTCCGGCTCGGGACTGGGTTTGGCGCTGGTGGCCCAGCAGGCCGAATTGCACGGTGGCACAGCCTCATTGGAAGCCAGCCCGCTGGGCGGGACGCGGCTGCTGCTGCGCCTGCCCGGGCCGGTGCCGCAGCCGAGCTGA
- the prrA gene encoding two-component system response regulator PrrA, giving the protein MESGASGAVSPRVLVVDDDPDVLASLERGLRLSGFEVATAVDGAEALRSATETRPDAIVLDINMPVLDGVSVVTALRAMDNDVPVCVLSARSSVDDRVAGLEAGADDYLVKPFVLQELVARVKALLRRRGSTATFSSETISVGPLEVDIPGRRARVNGADVDLTKREFDLLAVLAEHKTAVLSRAQLLELVWGYDFAADTNVVDVFIGYLRRKLEAGGAPRLLHTVRGVGFVLRQQ; this is encoded by the coding sequence ATGGAAAGCGGAGCCAGTGGAGCAGTCTCACCCCGGGTCCTCGTCGTCGACGACGATCCCGACGTGCTGGCGTCGTTGGAGCGCGGCCTGCGGCTGTCCGGGTTCGAGGTCGCCACGGCGGTCGACGGAGCCGAGGCCCTGCGCAGCGCCACCGAGACCCGGCCCGACGCCATCGTGCTGGATATCAATATGCCCGTGCTGGACGGCGTCAGCGTGGTCACCGCGTTGCGCGCCATGGACAACGACGTGCCGGTATGCGTGCTGTCGGCCCGCAGCTCCGTCGACGACCGGGTGGCCGGCCTGGAAGCCGGCGCCGACGACTACCTGGTCAAGCCGTTCGTGCTGCAGGAACTGGTGGCCAGGGTCAAGGCGCTGCTGCGCCGCCGCGGGTCGACCGCCACGTTCTCCTCGGAGACCATCTCGGTCGGTCCGCTGGAGGTGGACATCCCCGGCCGGCGGGCCCGGGTCAACGGCGCCGACGTCGACCTGACCAAGCGCGAGTTCGACCTGCTGGCCGTGCTCGCCGAACACAAGACCGCCGTGCTGTCCCGGGCGCAGCTGCTCGAGCTGGTGTGGGGATACGACTTCGCCGCCGACACCAACGTCGTCGACGTGTTCATCGGGTATCTGCGCCGCAAGTTGGAGGCAGGCGGTGCACCCCGGTTGCTGCACACCGTCCGCGGCGTGGGGTTCGTTCTCAGGCAGCAGTAG